The following is a genomic window from Rhodoferax sp. PAMC 29310.
AACATCGAGGCCCGTTTGACTGAGTTGGTAGGCATCGCCGGCAAGCGCCTGCACACCGGGCGCAGCCGCAATGACCAGGTCGCCACCGATGTGCGCCTGTGGTTGCGCAGCGAAATTGACCTGATCAGCGGCTTGCTGTCTGACCTGCAAATCGCCTTGATCGAAGTGGCAGAAAAGAACGTTGAGGTGATCCTGCCCGGCTTCACTCACCTGCAAGTGGCCCAACCCATCAGCTTTGGGCACCACATGCTGGCCTATGTAGAAATGTTCAGCCGGGATGCCGAGCGCATGGCCGATGTGCGTCGCCGCACCAACCGCCTGCCCCTGGGCGCCGCCGCTTTGGCTGGCACGAGCTACCCATTGGACCGGGAACGCGTGGCCAAAACACTGGGCATGGTCGACGCACAAGGTGTCGCACAGGTTTGCCAAAACTCGTTGGACGCCGTGAGCGACCGTGACTTTGCCATTGAATTCACCGCAGCCGCCTCGCTGTGCATGGTGCACATCAGCCGCTTCAGCGAAGAATTGATTTTGTGGATGAGCCAGAACTTCGGCTTTGTGCAGATTGCCGACCGCTTCACCACTGGCAGTTCCATCATGCCGCAGAAGAAGAACCCCGACGTGCCCGAGCTGGCCCGCGGCAAGACCGGTCGCGTGGTGGGCCACTTGATGGGCCTGATCACCTTGATGAAGGGCCAGCCTCTGGCCTACAACAAGGACAACCAGGAAGACAAAGAACCCCTGTTTGACACCGTGGACACACTCAAAGACACCTTGCGCATCTTTGCCGAAATGGTGGGCGGCCAGTTGAACGCCAGCACCGGTATCAAAGAAGGCGGCATCACCGTCAAGCCCGAAGCCATGGAAAGCGCCGCTCTCAAAGGCTACGCTACCGCCACCGATTTGGCGGACTACCTGGTCAAGAAAGGCCTTCCCTTCCGCGACGCCCACGAAACAGTGGCGCATGCCGTGAAGGCAGCCATCGCTCACCAGGTAGATTTGTCCGAGTTGCCACTACAAGTACTGCAGGGGTTTAATGCCAACATTGAGAAAGACGTGTACGACGTGCTCAGCCTGCGCGGCTCCTTGAATGCCCGCAACATTTTGGGCGGCACCGCGCCGGTGCAAGTGCATGCGCAAATTGCACGCCACCGTGCGCGGCTGGCCTGAAGCGCTTGAGCGCAGCCACCGCGCGGGCCCCCTGTTGAGCTCGAACCGGCCATGAACGAACTGGCGGCCAGCCAAATCACGCTGGTTCGCGCCGTGGAAGAGGCCGATTCGGAACGCCAGATCCTGAGCGACGACGACCGTTTGTACGCCACACGCAGCGCCCAGGAGCTGGCGCGTTGGGAGGTCGCTGACACCAAGTCAGACTTCACACCAGCGCTGTTCCTGCAAAAGCGGGCCGAGCAGGTTGTGATCAAGCTTGTGGAACGGCACCCTGCTTTTGCCCGTCTCACAACACCTCGCGGCTGGACCAGTCTGGTGATGGCAATGCTGCCGACTCTGGCGCTATTGACCGGGGTGTTGGTGGATCGCGTGACCAACCCGCACCGGGTGGACCTGCTGTCAGCGCCCCTGATCCTGATTCTTCTCTGGAATCTCGTGGTGTACCTCTGGCTGTTGGCTTGGTGGTTGGCCGGGCTGGTGAGAGACTCGCCGCGCTCTCCTTGGAGATGGACGGGAAACTGGCGCCCCAAGACCACAGGCCTGTCGAAATTGCCACCGCCGCTTGCCAAGGCTGTCCGCCAATTCGCCGCTGAATGGCTGCGCTTGAGCGCGCCACTGATGCAAGCACGCATCTCGCGCGCCATTCATTTGAGCGCTGCCCTGTTCGCCGTGGGCGCCATTGGCTCGCTGGCGCTTCGCGGGCTGTTCACGCAATACCGGGCGGGCTGGGAAAGCACATTTTTGGGTGCCGAGCAGGTGCACGCCCTGCTTGACGCTTTATTCACTCCGGCGATGGCCCTGTTTTCACTACCCGGTTTTTCACTGGCAGACGTGCAAGCCCTGCGCAATACGGCGTCTGCCTCGCCCGACACGGGCGCGCAATGGGTGGTGCTCTATGCCGCCACACTGTTTTTGATGGTGGTACTGCCCCGGATGGCGCTGGCCGCCATGTCCTGGATGTCGGAGCGCCGCCTGCGCCAGCACCTGCCGGTTGATTTGACACAGCCGTATTTCCGTAAGCTCACCGCCCATCTGGATGGCGCAGCGACGGCTTGGGTACAGGTGTTTCCCTATAGCTTTGCCGTTGATGCCGCCCACCAACAAGGGCTTTCACAGCTGGCAAAGGTGCATTGGGGTGACAACGCTCAGGTCCAGTGCCAGGCCAGCACGGCCTATGGGGACGACGTGGCGCCCCCAATTAATAACGCTGCTGCGGCACCAGCACTTACGGTCGCACTATTCAACCTCAGCGCCACCCCCGAGCGGGAAAACCATGGGGAATTCTTGGATCAACTGGCCATCGCTCACGGGCGAAAAATGGCCCTTTGGGTGGACGAATCGGCCTACCGTGAACGAGTGGGCCGGCAAGCTGGCGGCGCTGCTCGGGTGGGTGAGCGGGTCGCACTATGGCGTCAATTTGGTGAGCTTCACCAGTTACCGGTTACCATCGTCAACCTCCTGCAACCGACTCACCACCCCATTGAACCGGGTGCCGTATCACGGCTATCACCATAACCACTGAAGCCGTTCAAATCCAGCTGGCCCTGATCTCCCACACCAATGCGGGCAAGACCACATTGGCCCGTACGCTGATGGGCTTGGACGTAGGCGAGGTCCGTGATGCCCCCCATGTCACCACGCTGTCCGAGTCCCACACCCTGCTGTCGACCCCCACGGGTGATTCGCTGCAGCTGTGGGACACGCCTGGCTTTGGTGATTCGGTTCGGCTATTCAAACGGCTCAACGCCTCTGGCAATCCGATTGGCTGGTTCATGCGCGAAGTTGTGGACCGCTACGCTGACCGGCCTTTCTGGCTCAGCCAGCAAGCCATTCGCACCGCCAAGGAAGCAGCGGACATCGTGCTGTACCTGGTGAACTCGTCTGAAGACCCGCAGGATGCCGGTTACCTGGCGTCCGAAATGAAAATTCTGCAGTGGCTCGGCAAACCGGTGGTCATTTTGCTCAACCAGATGGGCGCACCCCGCCCGCACGACGAAGAAGCGGCGGAAATCGCACGTTGGGCCACACATCTTTCGGTCTACCCAGTGGTGAAAACCGTGCTGCCCCTTGACGCCTTTGCCCGCTGTTGGGTGCACGAACGTGTTTTCTACGAGGCCATTTCCCAATGGGTTGCCCCGGACAAGCAAAACGCCTACGCCCGCCTCTACGCCACTTGGACAGAAACCAACGAGACTCGCCTGCAAGCCGCCATGGCGTTGATTGCGGGCCAAATCATGGCCGCGGCTCACGACAAAGAGCGCTTTGCTGAGAAAGACAGTGCGATGTTGGGAACCGTGCTGAGCGCCATAGGCCTGGGCAAGCGGCGTGAACACAAGCGCCAACTCAAGGCCATGGATGCCCTGATGCTGCGACTGAACCAGAACATTACCGCCACCACCGCCAGCCTGCTCAAGCTCTACCGCCTTGACGCGGGCGATACTCGCGAGATCAATGAGCGCGTGCAAGAAGTCTTTGTGGTGCGAGAGGCGTTGGACACCACACAAGCCGGCTTGCTGGGTGGCCTGATTTCAGGCGCAGCCACCGGGCTGTCGGCCGACATCATGAGTGGGGGCCTCACCGTTGGCGCAGGCGCCTTGATTGGCGGCATTGTGGGCGCCATGACGGCAGCGGGGGCCGCGTGGGCCTTCAACGCCAGCACCGACCGGAACGACCCCAACGTGCGATTCTCATCCGAGTTTTTGCGCACCCAAGTGGTCGCCGGCCTGCTGCGCTACCTCGCCGTTACCCACCACGGACGCGGCCGTGGCAAGTTCATTGAATCTGACGCGCCAGCCTTCTGGCAAGCTGAAGTGGAGGCCGCCGTACTGACGCATGAGGAAGCGCTGGCCGACGTGTTGGACAGTGCGCCTAACCCCAGCACCACTGAATCTCTCGTGCCACTGACGGAGGTCCTGAACGCCATGGCGTTGGCGATCTTGGACCGGCTTTACCCGCGCGAGTAATTGCCCTGCTGCCAGAGTGACAAATGCTGGGGCAGTGACTCCAGCGACTGAATCACCTTTACCCCGGACAGCGCCCGCTGGGTGAGAGACGGGTGACTCCCACCTGCCCAAATGACGGTCGCGGGCGACAACAACGCGCGCAGTTCACTCAAACCTGACGTTAACGCGCGCGCCGCAAACACGGGCGTGAAGCTCAGGGCCACGATGTCTGCACGGTGCGCGGCTGCGGCTTTGGCAATGTCGGCAATCGGTGTTTGTGGCCCCAAAGACAGGCACTGGCAGCCTTCCAAGGTCAGCAGGGTTTCTGCCATCAACAAGCCCAGCGCATGGGGTTCACCCGGGAAACTGGTCAGCAAAACCCTGGGCATCCCAGACGCAACGGCGACTGGAATACCCGACATCGCCTGGCGCAGCACGCGGGAGACGCACTCGGTGTAAATATGCTCTTCAAACACCTGAAAGCGGCCGTTCATCCAGGCCTCGCCCACGGCGGTGGTCAGCGGTGCGACCAACTGGGTGACAAAACTGACCAGCCCTGAACGCGCCGCCGCCTGGCTTAGCAGTTGCCTCAAAGCGGGCGCGTCGTGCGTCTGAATGAGATCAAGGCACGCCAATAGATCTGAGGTATGGGAATTTCCCCGCGCAGGCAATGTCTGCGCCTCAGGCGGCACAGCCAAAGCCTGCAACGCACTCATGTCCAGCGCCACGATGCCGCCCGGGCGGTGTCCGGCATCCATCAGACGCCGAATAACACGCAAGCGCTCCACTTGATCCGACGGGTAAGCCCGGTCCCCCGCCGTGTCTCGCTCGGGCTGCGGGAACCCATAACGACGCTCCCAGACGCGCAGTGTGTCTTTGGACAGCCCTGTGGCCCGCTCCACTGCCGCGATGGAGCTGTGGGGAACGGTATCCAGCACGCGCTCAGTCATTTCTTTTCCCGAAAAAAGTGAATCCAAAACCTATTGAAAGACGTATTCAACATAGACCTCACTAAAATTCAGTTAGACAAAATATGTTTAAATGATAACATTGTCCTAGACAAATAAAGAGAATGTCTAATGAAGAATCAACTACCAGACAGCCATTGCAACAACCGTCAGCGCAGGAAGCAGCCATGAAAATCGCCATCGTCGGGTCCGGCATCTCCGGTTTGGCCGCTGCGCACCGGTTGAACGCAGAGGCCAACATCACCTTGTTCGA
Proteins encoded in this region:
- the argH gene encoding argininosuccinate lyase → MSNNQFEKKSEAWSALFSEPMSDLVKRYTSSVFFDKRLWQADVTGSLAHAEMLAAQNIISAEDHSAIQDGLSTIAKEIEADQFEWKLDLEDVHLNIEARLTELVGIAGKRLHTGRSRNDQVATDVRLWLRSEIDLISGLLSDLQIALIEVAEKNVEVILPGFTHLQVAQPISFGHHMLAYVEMFSRDAERMADVRRRTNRLPLGAAALAGTSYPLDRERVAKTLGMVDAQGVAQVCQNSLDAVSDRDFAIEFTAAASLCMVHISRFSEELILWMSQNFGFVQIADRFTTGSSIMPQKKNPDVPELARGKTGRVVGHLMGLITLMKGQPLAYNKDNQEDKEPLFDTVDTLKDTLRIFAEMVGGQLNASTGIKEGGITVKPEAMESAALKGYATATDLADYLVKKGLPFRDAHETVAHAVKAAIAHQVDLSELPLQVLQGFNANIEKDVYDVLSLRGSLNARNILGGTAPVQVHAQIARHRARLA
- a CDS encoding DUF2868 domain-containing protein, encoding MNELAASQITLVRAVEEADSERQILSDDDRLYATRSAQELARWEVADTKSDFTPALFLQKRAEQVVIKLVERHPAFARLTTPRGWTSLVMAMLPTLALLTGVLVDRVTNPHRVDLLSAPLILILLWNLVVYLWLLAWWLAGLVRDSPRSPWRWTGNWRPKTTGLSKLPPPLAKAVRQFAAEWLRLSAPLMQARISRAIHLSAALFAVGAIGSLALRGLFTQYRAGWESTFLGAEQVHALLDALFTPAMALFSLPGFSLADVQALRNTASASPDTGAQWVVLYAATLFLMVVLPRMALAAMSWMSERRLRQHLPVDLTQPYFRKLTAHLDGAATAWVQVFPYSFAVDAAHQQGLSQLAKVHWGDNAQVQCQASTAYGDDVAPPINNAAAAPALTVALFNLSATPERENHGEFLDQLAIAHGRKMALWVDESAYRERVGRQAGGAARVGERVALWRQFGELHQLPVTIVNLLQPTHHPIEPGAVSRLSP
- a CDS encoding DUF3482 domain-containing protein, with translation MARTLMGLDVGEVRDAPHVTTLSESHTLLSTPTGDSLQLWDTPGFGDSVRLFKRLNASGNPIGWFMREVVDRYADRPFWLSQQAIRTAKEAADIVLYLVNSSEDPQDAGYLASEMKILQWLGKPVVILLNQMGAPRPHDEEAAEIARWATHLSVYPVVKTVLPLDAFARCWVHERVFYEAISQWVAPDKQNAYARLYATWTETNETRLQAAMALIAGQIMAAAHDKERFAEKDSAMLGTVLSAIGLGKRREHKRQLKAMDALMLRLNQNITATTASLLKLYRLDAGDTREINERVQEVFVVREALDTTQAGLLGGLISGAATGLSADIMSGGLTVGAGALIGGIVGAMTAAGAAWAFNASTDRNDPNVRFSSEFLRTQVVAGLLRYLAVTHHGRGRGKFIESDAPAFWQAEVEAAVLTHEEALADVLDSAPNPSTTESLVPLTEVLNAMALAILDRLYPRE
- a CDS encoding MerR family transcriptional regulator, translated to MTERVLDTVPHSSIAAVERATGLSKDTLRVWERRYGFPQPERDTAGDRAYPSDQVERLRVIRRLMDAGHRPGGIVALDMSALQALAVPPEAQTLPARGNSHTSDLLACLDLIQTHDAPALRQLLSQAAARSGLVSFVTQLVAPLTTAVGEAWMNGRFQVFEEHIYTECVSRVLRQAMSGIPVAVASGMPRVLLTSFPGEPHALGLLMAETLLTLEGCQCLSLGPQTPIADIAKAAAAHRADIVALSFTPVFAARALTSGLSELRALLSPATVIWAGGSHPSLTQRALSGVKVIQSLESLPQHLSLWQQGNYSRG